One stretch of Dissulfurimicrobium hydrothermale DNA includes these proteins:
- a CDS encoding class I SAM-dependent methyltransferase: MAGTDIPLESLSACYLCGSEGSVLHHRLKDLLYGANGEWDLKICKNPDCGLVWLDPRPTEKVIGKVYAKYYTHDLKGDKDSREGVSQYLVRKCIKFFYSIIKQAALIKKGRKRIDVMYLDDIKPGRLLEIGCGNGDRLIKIRRLGWGVEGQEIDPVAVSTCLRKHPGLEVSLGGLRDLSYPDGAFDAIIMNHVIEHLHDPMSLLKECLRILKKGGALVLATPNINSFGHRYFKSAWRGLEPPRHLYIFSTNTLKKLAENAGFDRFKTWTTPDRAESFALGSLDIQQHKTGPMTKLKRYIMAIIFQIKAKFFHVSDPGSGEECVLIAFK; this comes from the coding sequence ATGGCGGGTACTGATATCCCCTTGGAATCTTTATCTGCATGTTACCTCTGCGGGAGCGAGGGGTCTGTTCTGCACCATCGCTTAAAAGATTTACTCTATGGCGCGAATGGCGAATGGGATCTGAAGATATGCAAAAATCCTGATTGCGGCCTTGTATGGCTTGACCCAAGGCCAACAGAAAAGGTGATAGGAAAGGTCTATGCAAAATACTATACACATGATCTCAAAGGGGATAAAGACAGCAGGGAAGGCGTATCCCAATATCTTGTCAGGAAATGCATCAAGTTTTTTTATTCAATCATAAAACAGGCTGCATTGATTAAGAAAGGGCGCAAAAGGATAGATGTAATGTATCTTGACGATATAAAGCCTGGGAGATTGCTTGAGATCGGGTGTGGAAATGGTGACAGACTGATCAAGATAAGGCGGCTGGGCTGGGGTGTCGAGGGCCAGGAGATCGACCCAGTGGCTGTCAGTACGTGCCTGAGAAAACACCCTGGGCTTGAGGTTAGTCTGGGCGGACTTCGCGATCTTTCCTATCCTGATGGCGCATTTGATGCAATCATAATGAACCATGTCATCGAACACCTGCATGACCCAATGTCCCTTTTAAAAGAATGTCTCAGGATATTAAAAAAAGGCGGTGCTCTCGTACTTGCTACACCGAATATCAACAGCTTTGGGCACAGATATTTCAAATCCGCATGGCGAGGCCTTGAGCCGCCAAGACATTTATACATCTTTTCGACAAATACGCTGAAGAAATTGGCTGAAAATGCGGGCTTCGACAGATTTAAAACCTGGACAACGCCTGACAGGGCTGAATCTTTTGCACTGGGAAGTCTGGATATCCAGCAACACAAAACAGGACCAATGACGAAACTGAAGAGATATATCATGGCGATAATCTTTCAGATAAAGGCAAAATTCTTTCATGTCTCTGATCCAGGCTCAGGTGAAGAATGCGTATTAATAGCGTTTAAATAG
- a CDS encoding O-antigen ligase family protein, with translation MTHLWTRFSPYRTLLEQSLVIILYLSSFLVLLGFIFDIRGESFIFLVLIPISYILLCIIRGRPPTLLKKEPVFGWLPLIITPSFITIGPDLTWRYGKSFVCGIILCLIVYELTSKKDFFYRYLVFLAAIGAFLGLDSIVQGISGMDFLGVRPFWDGRITAIFDNPIHLAFLLSGMAPASLFLMDRRDIKDCLEFTQAHSLIISGFGTLSFLLCITGIILSGTRSAWIAATVMLLPLFSSISRDLGQRSLLIIGASLMAGLILTGHLISERVIEAFGNNPRFYYWRHSIPIMMNSLFLGHGLRSSRVFPANPGLSDGMFTIPHNFFLEITIECGIFAVMIFGYFLYRILKGYIFPCLKKRQGAFLIGMALGPMLTAFISLSFFSIRYNIFVWPCLGLALGFMRNNETGDGGY, from the coding sequence ATGACTCATCTATGGACCAGATTCAGCCCTTACCGCACATTGCTTGAACAATCTCTAGTTATAATTCTCTATTTATCTTCCTTTTTGGTCCTATTAGGCTTTATTTTTGACATTCGAGGTGAAAGTTTCATTTTTTTAGTATTGATTCCTATCTCATATATACTCCTGTGCATAATCAGAGGCAGACCACCCACACTTTTAAAAAAAGAACCTGTATTCGGATGGCTGCCGCTTATCATAACCCCTTCGTTTATAACGATAGGCCCTGATCTAACATGGCGTTACGGCAAGTCTTTTGTATGCGGGATCATCCTTTGTCTTATCGTATATGAATTAACATCTAAAAAGGACTTTTTTTACAGATATCTCGTCTTCCTTGCCGCCATAGGGGCCTTTCTGGGGCTGGACTCGATTGTCCAAGGGATATCAGGCATGGACTTTCTGGGGGTAAGACCTTTTTGGGACGGCAGGATCACTGCTATTTTTGACAACCCTATACACCTCGCCTTTTTGCTGTCAGGTATGGCCCCTGCAAGCCTTTTTCTTATGGATCGCAGAGACATTAAAGACTGTCTTGAGTTTACGCAAGCACATTCACTCATCATATCCGGCTTCGGCACGCTCTCTTTTCTATTGTGCATTACAGGGATCATCCTTTCAGGCACACGCTCTGCATGGATAGCTGCCACTGTCATGCTCCTGCCCCTTTTCAGTTCTATTTCACGCGACCTCGGCCAACGTTCGCTTCTGATCATCGGCGCTTCACTCATGGCCGGGCTCATCTTGACTGGGCATCTCATATCAGAGAGGGTGATAGAGGCCTTTGGCAACAATCCAAGATTTTATTATTGGCGACACTCAATCCCGATTATGATGAACTCCCTTTTTTTAGGCCATGGCCTTCGTTCGTCCAGGGTCTTTCCTGCAAATCCTGGACTATCAGACGGCATGTTTACCATACCGCATAATTTCTTTTTAGAAATAACCATTGAGTGCGGGATATTTGCCGTTATGATTTTTGGCTATTTTCTCTATCGCATACTTAAAGGCTATATTTTCCCTTGTCTGAAAAAGAGGCAGGGCGCCTTTTTGATCGGCATGGCATTGGGGCCAATGCTCACGGCCTTTATCTCACTTTCGTTTTTTTCAATACGTTACAATATATTTGTCTGGCCGTGTCTTGGACTCGCTCTAGGCTTTATGAGAAACAATGAGACAGGCGATGGCGGGTACTGA
- a CDS encoding lipopolysaccharide kinase InaA family protein yields MDMLDGYPSWNAFIKDGAIKVVKKSRGTSVYIWQGSGRSFVLKYYKTLPFPIWWPWLHGRPRRVWPIGTMLEEAGIPVPAHIALVRPSIGVTVIVLEYIMDAVTLHAFVAAKRAGEVHFASLGRLVGRLHRSGVVHGDLKWSNIMVNGPDIPEGAPYFHLVDLDGAFWFKCSDTEAMARDVARFLCDGIKERVETSLLRAFRHGYHELWPVDPNFEMEVDKRLKGLLKRKMIPSTASYPQNLYV; encoded by the coding sequence ATGGATATGCTAGATGGATATCCTTCGTGGAATGCCTTTATAAAGGATGGGGCCATCAAGGTCGTAAAAAAGAGCAGGGGCACCTCTGTTTACATTTGGCAAGGCAGCGGACGTTCGTTTGTTCTCAAATACTACAAGACCCTGCCGTTTCCGATCTGGTGGCCCTGGCTTCATGGGCGTCCAAGGAGGGTCTGGCCCATAGGAACGATGCTTGAAGAAGCTGGTATCCCAGTCCCAGCCCATATCGCCCTTGTCCGTCCTTCAATTGGTGTAACTGTTATTGTTCTCGAATACATCATGGATGCCGTTACCCTCCATGCCTTTGTTGCGGCGAAAAGGGCCGGCGAGGTACACTTTGCTTCCCTCGGCAGGCTTGTCGGACGTCTTCATAGATCAGGGGTGGTTCACGGTGATCTTAAGTGGTCGAATATTATGGTGAATGGCCCAGATATCCCGGAGGGTGCACCATATTTTCATCTGGTCGATCTTGATGGTGCGTTTTGGTTTAAATGTAGCGACACGGAGGCGATGGCCAGGGATGTGGCCAGATTCCTGTGCGATGGTATAAAGGAGCGGGTCGAAACCAGCCTTTTAAGGGCGTTCAGGCATGGATATCATGAGCTGTGGCCTGTTGATCCTAACTTTGAAATGGAGGTAGATAAACGCCTTAAGGGACTTCTTAAAAGAAAGATGATACCTTCGACCGCATCATATCCACAGAATCTTTATGTCTGA